In Streptomyces sp. SID8374, one genomic interval encodes:
- a CDS encoding DHA2 family efflux MFS transporter permease subunit — protein MTGMADVPAPAPTRTSRSRIPTGAWAVVLAACTGQFLVVLDVSVVNVALPSMRADLGLSHGALQWVVNAYSIAFAGFMLLGGRAADIYGRKRMFLVGLGVFTAASLAGGLALEGWQLLAARAAQGLGAAVLAPATLTILTAAVPEGPARTKAIATWMAVGAGGGAAGGLIGGVLTDALSWRWVLLINVPVGALVLVAAALWITEGRAGDRRRIDLLGAVLVTAGLATVAYGIVQTEAVGWTAAATLVPLLSGAVLLAAFVLVEARTAVPLIPLRVFGARAVSSANVSMFLMGSATFSMWYFMTVYAQNVLGYTPLQAGLALMPTSAAVIIGSKIAPRIMARTGAKSLAVAGVLITAAGFGWQSTMGVDGSYLTAIMFPGILMMAGAGLASTPLATLATSGAATGDAGLVSGLVNTSRTMGGALGLAVLSTVAAARTAGSVDAAEVTAGYATAFRTACGVLLLGVVVMLVWLPNHRPPRVREEQAAEVKAQERV, from the coding sequence ATGACCGGCATGGCAGACGTCCCGGCCCCCGCGCCCACCCGTACCTCCCGCTCCCGCATACCCACCGGCGCGTGGGCCGTCGTGCTCGCCGCCTGCACCGGCCAGTTCCTCGTCGTCCTCGACGTCTCCGTGGTCAACGTGGCGCTGCCCTCCATGCGCGCCGACCTCGGGCTGAGCCACGGCGCGCTCCAGTGGGTCGTCAACGCCTACTCGATCGCGTTCGCCGGGTTCATGCTGCTGGGCGGGCGGGCCGCCGACATCTACGGGCGCAAGCGGATGTTCCTCGTCGGGCTGGGCGTCTTCACCGCCGCCTCCCTCGCGGGCGGCCTCGCGCTGGAGGGCTGGCAGCTCCTCGCCGCCCGGGCCGCGCAAGGCCTCGGGGCCGCCGTCCTGGCCCCCGCCACGCTCACCATCCTCACCGCCGCCGTGCCCGAGGGGCCTGCCCGGACCAAGGCGATAGCGACCTGGATGGCGGTCGGCGCGGGCGGCGGCGCGGCCGGCGGGCTCATCGGCGGGGTCCTCACCGACGCCCTCTCCTGGCGCTGGGTCCTCCTCATCAACGTGCCCGTCGGCGCCCTCGTCCTGGTCGCCGCCGCCCTGTGGATCACCGAGGGCCGGGCGGGCGACCGCCGCCGCATCGACCTGCTGGGCGCCGTCCTCGTCACCGCGGGCCTGGCCACCGTCGCGTACGGCATCGTCCAGACCGAGGCCGTCGGCTGGACGGCCGCCGCCACCCTCGTACCGCTGCTCTCGGGGGCGGTGCTGCTGGCCGCGTTCGTCCTGGTCGAGGCGCGGACGGCGGTCCCGCTGATCCCGCTGCGGGTGTTCGGCGCACGGGCCGTCTCCTCGGCCAACGTGTCGATGTTCCTCATGGGGTCGGCGACCTTCTCCATGTGGTACTTCATGACCGTCTACGCCCAGAACGTGCTGGGCTACACGCCGTTGCAGGCCGGGCTCGCCCTGATGCCGACCTCGGCCGCCGTCATCATCGGCTCCAAGATCGCGCCCCGGATCATGGCGCGTACGGGGGCCAAGAGCCTCGCCGTCGCCGGGGTGCTGATCACCGCCGCCGGGTTCGGCTGGCAGTCCACCATGGGCGTCGACGGCTCCTACCTCACCGCGATCATGTTCCCCGGCATCCTGATGATGGCCGGTGCCGGACTCGCCTCCACCCCGCTGGCCACCCTCGCCACCTCCGGCGCGGCCACCGGGGACGCCGGACTCGTCTCCGGCCTGGTCAACACCTCCCGCACCATGGGCGGCGCGCTCGGCCTCGCGGTGCTCTCCACGGTCGCCGCCGCCCGCACGGCGGGTTCCGTCGACGCGGCCGAGGTCACCGCCGGGTACGCGACGGCCTTCCGTACGGCGTGCGGGGTGCTGCTCCTCGGGGTCGTGGTGATGCTGGTGTGGCTGCCCAACCACCGGCCGCCCCGCGTACGGGAGGAGCAGGCGGCCGAGGTGAAGGCGCAGGAGCGGGTCTGA
- a CDS encoding lipid-transfer protein produces MKAYIVGVGMTKFEKPETRDWSYGDMVREAGTAALEDAGVRYDQVEQAPVGYCFQPSTAGQRAVYELGLTGIPVYNVNNNCATGSTALMLARQFVEGGTSDCVLAVGFEKMARGSLGGGTEGGGDFASSPVARHYGIMAAAHGFEMSPPTAQIFGNAAREHMRRYGTTPAQLAAVGAKNHRHSVHNPYAQFQDPYTVEEVLAARTVHDPLTKLQCSPTSDGAAAAVVASERFVEAQGLGERAVEIAAQAMTTDTEASFASGTCIDAVGTPMSRAAARQVYESSGLGPGDLDVIELHDCFSINELLTYEALGLCGEGESGKLVESGATTYGGRWVVNPSGGLISKGHPLGATGIAQAAELTWQLRGEAGPRQVPGARTGLAHNIGLGGAAVVTLLRK; encoded by the coding sequence ATGAAGGCGTACATCGTCGGCGTCGGCATGACGAAGTTCGAGAAGCCCGAGACCCGCGACTGGAGTTACGGCGACATGGTCCGCGAGGCGGGCACCGCCGCGCTGGAGGACGCGGGCGTCCGCTACGACCAGGTCGAACAGGCCCCCGTCGGCTACTGCTTCCAGCCCTCCACCGCCGGACAGCGGGCCGTCTACGAGCTGGGGCTCACCGGCATCCCCGTCTACAACGTCAACAACAACTGCGCCACCGGCTCCACCGCCCTCATGCTGGCCCGGCAGTTCGTCGAGGGCGGCACCAGCGACTGCGTCCTCGCCGTCGGCTTCGAGAAGATGGCGCGCGGCTCGCTGGGCGGGGGCACGGAAGGCGGCGGCGACTTCGCCTCCTCGCCCGTCGCCCGGCACTACGGGATCATGGCCGCCGCCCACGGCTTCGAGATGTCGCCGCCCACCGCGCAGATCTTCGGCAACGCGGCCCGCGAGCACATGCGGCGGTACGGGACCACGCCCGCGCAGCTCGCGGCGGTCGGGGCCAAGAACCACCGGCACTCGGTGCACAACCCGTACGCCCAGTTCCAGGACCCGTACACGGTGGAGGAGGTCCTCGCCGCCCGTACCGTCCACGACCCCCTCACCAAGCTCCAGTGCTCACCCACCTCCGACGGGGCGGCGGCGGCCGTGGTGGCCTCCGAGCGGTTCGTCGAGGCGCAGGGCCTGGGGGAGCGGGCCGTGGAGATCGCCGCCCAGGCCATGACCACCGACACCGAGGCCTCCTTCGCCTCCGGCACCTGCATCGACGCGGTCGGCACCCCGATGTCCCGGGCCGCCGCCCGGCAGGTCTACGAGAGCTCCGGCCTCGGCCCCGGCGACCTCGACGTGATCGAACTGCACGACTGCTTCTCCATCAACGAGCTCCTCACCTACGAGGCGCTCGGCCTCTGCGGCGAGGGGGAGTCGGGCAAGCTCGTGGAGTCGGGGGCGACCACGTACGGCGGGCGGTGGGTGGTGAACCCGTCGGGCGGGCTGATCTCCAAGGGGCACCCGCTGGGCGCGACCGGGATCGCCCAGGCCGCCGAGCTGACGTGGCAGCTGCGCGGCGAGGCGGGCCCGCGCCAGGTCCCGGGCGCCCGCACCGGCCTCGCCCACAACATCGGGCTGGGCGGGGCGGCGGTGGTGACGCTGCTGCGGAAGTGA
- a CDS encoding acyl-CoA dehydrogenase, whose protein sequence is MRIGTGIGITEEHRALAHSVRGWLARDVPPGEVRKLLDAGSPAVPGVRPAYWEALAGQGLTGIHLPEEYGGGGGGLLDLAVVLEEAAYGSLPGPYLATALVGAAVRRAPGTGGLLRALAAGDRTAAVALTPGTLTATPAEGGHRLDGTAPPVLSGEAADLLLLPAADPSGGGERWFLVDAGADGLAVRPHRSVDPTRPTAEVRADAVLVPAHRALPLDSALVRDLAAVLLAADACGTAARSLDTAVEHATVREQFGRPIGAFQAVKHLCADMLVRLEQARALTWDAARAAEEEADGSGSRAADEETAASGGGDVRALTAALAAATAPEAAYSCAKDAIQILGGIGFTWEHDAHLSLRRAVLARQLLGTADTHRLRAARLAEAGARRELALELPPEAARHRAEARPHLAAARGLPPHEARRALAATGYAAPHLPPPYGLGAGPVQQLAIQQELREQSIRLSDLSIATWVVPSLIAYGTEAQRERYLPATLRGDLQWCQLFSEPGAGSDLAALRTRAVRTGEGWRITGQKVWTSAARTADHGILLARTDPDAPRHRGLTYFLVDMKNAEGVDIRPLKEITGESLFNEVYFDDVLLPADAVVGEIGGGWRVARNTLGNERVHMADQMTFDSGLEALIARSDGLDDATRARIGALAAEAHALACIGLRTTLQQVSGLEPGAGASVRKLVQTVHQQKVAELTLELLGPAGAVDEPEAGERALHGFLMSRCLTIAGGTTQIQLNVVAERILGLPRDRTTGT, encoded by the coding sequence ATGCGCATCGGCACGGGTATCGGCATCACCGAAGAACACCGCGCGCTGGCGCACTCCGTACGGGGGTGGCTGGCGCGGGACGTCCCGCCCGGCGAGGTGCGCAAGCTCCTCGACGCGGGGAGCCCGGCCGTCCCGGGGGTGCGCCCCGCGTACTGGGAGGCGCTCGCCGGGCAGGGGCTGACCGGAATCCATCTGCCCGAGGAGTACGGGGGCGGGGGCGGCGGCCTCCTGGACCTCGCCGTGGTCCTGGAGGAGGCCGCTTACGGGTCGCTGCCGGGGCCGTACCTCGCGACCGCGCTGGTGGGGGCGGCGGTGCGGCGGGCGCCCGGGACCGGTGGCCTGCTCCGGGCCCTCGCCGCCGGGGACCGGACCGCCGCCGTCGCCCTCACCCCCGGCACCCTCACCGCCACCCCGGCCGAGGGCGGCCACCGCCTCGACGGGACCGCCCCGCCCGTCCTCTCCGGCGAGGCGGCCGACCTGCTGCTCCTGCCCGCCGCCGACCCGTCCGGCGGCGGTGAGCGCTGGTTCCTGGTGGACGCCGGGGCCGACGGGCTCGCCGTGCGGCCGCACCGCAGCGTCGACCCGACCCGGCCGACGGCGGAGGTGCGGGCCGACGCCGTCCTCGTACCGGCGCACCGGGCCCTGCCCCTGGACTCCGCGCTCGTCCGCGACCTGGCCGCCGTCCTCCTCGCCGCCGACGCCTGCGGGACGGCCGCCCGCAGCCTGGACACGGCCGTCGAACACGCCACCGTACGCGAGCAGTTCGGGCGGCCCATCGGGGCGTTCCAGGCGGTCAAGCACCTCTGCGCCGACATGCTCGTCCGCCTCGAACAGGCCCGCGCCCTCACCTGGGACGCGGCCCGCGCCGCCGAGGAGGAGGCGGATGGCTCAGGGAGCCGTGCCGCCGACGAGGAGACCGCCGCTTCAGGAGGCGGCGACGTGCGCGCGCTCACCGCCGCCCTCGCCGCCGCCACCGCGCCGGAGGCCGCGTACAGCTGCGCCAAGGACGCCATCCAGATCCTCGGCGGCATCGGCTTCACCTGGGAGCACGACGCCCACCTCTCCTTACGCCGGGCCGTCCTCGCCCGCCAGCTCCTCGGTACCGCCGACACCCACCGGCTGCGCGCCGCCCGCCTCGCCGAGGCAGGGGCCCGCCGTGAACTCGCCCTGGAACTCCCGCCCGAGGCCGCCCGCCACCGCGCCGAAGCCCGCCCCCACCTCGCCGCCGCCCGGGGCCTGCCACCCCACGAGGCCCGCCGCGCCCTCGCCGCCACCGGCTACGCGGCCCCGCACCTGCCACCCCCGTACGGACTGGGTGCGGGCCCCGTACAACAGCTCGCCATCCAGCAGGAGTTGCGGGAACAGTCCATCCGGCTCAGCGACCTCTCCATCGCCACCTGGGTCGTGCCCTCGCTCATCGCGTACGGGACCGAGGCGCAGCGCGAGCGCTATCTGCCGGCCACCCTGCGCGGCGACCTCCAGTGGTGCCAGCTCTTCTCCGAACCCGGCGCCGGATCCGACCTGGCAGCGCTGCGCACCCGTGCCGTACGGACCGGCGAGGGGTGGCGGATCACCGGGCAGAAGGTCTGGACGAGCGCCGCCCGCACCGCCGACCACGGCATCCTGCTCGCCCGCACGGACCCGGACGCGCCCAGGCACCGGGGGCTGACCTACTTCCTGGTCGACATGAAGAACGCCGAAGGCGTCGACATCCGCCCGCTGAAGGAGATCACCGGCGAATCCCTCTTCAACGAGGTCTACTTCGACGACGTGCTCCTCCCCGCCGACGCCGTCGTCGGCGAGATCGGCGGCGGCTGGCGCGTCGCCCGCAACACGCTCGGCAACGAACGCGTCCACATGGCCGACCAGATGACCTTCGACAGCGGTCTTGAGGCTCTGATCGCGCGCTCCGACGGACTCGACGACGCGACCCGGGCGCGTATCGGAGCCCTCGCCGCCGAGGCCCACGCCCTCGCGTGCATCGGGCTGCGCACCACGCTCCAGCAGGTCTCCGGCCTCGAACCGGGCGCCGGGGCCTCGGTGCGCAAGCTCGTCCAGACCGTCCACCAGCAGAAGGTCGCCGAACTCACCCTCGAACTCCTCGGCCCGGCAGGCGCGGTGGACGAACCGGAGGCGGGGGAGCGGGCCCTGCACGGCTTCCTGATGTCCCGCTGCCTCACCATCGCGGGCGGCACCACCCAGATCCAGCTCAACGTCGTCGCCGAGCGGATTCTCGGCCTCCCCCGGGACCGAACCACGGGAACGTAG
- a CDS encoding MFS transporter, with translation MRRTKQTRHTGELPEPPKTRSGPIVPVLAFAGITVAVMQTLLVPVIKDLPVLLSTDPANATWVMTATLLAGAVSTPIMGRLGDLYGKRRMLLASLAVMVIGSLICASTDELVVMITGRALQGFAMGAIPLGIGIMRDELPREKLGSAMALMSSSIGVGGGLALPAAALVAQHADWHALFLGSAGLGVLAMVLTYTLVPEPPLRAPGTFDFTGALGLSLGLVLLLLPVTKGGDWGWSSAPTLGLLTASVTVLVAWGLFELRTPAPLVDLRTTARREVLLTNLASIMVGVAFYAVSLVLPQLLQLPASTGYGLGQSMVVAGLCVAPLGVTMMFVAPLYARISARRGPKTTLMLGMLVIAVGYGAGLGLLSAPWQTVLIAVVLGAGIGLAYSSLPALIIGAVDPSETGAANGLNTLMRSIGTSVSSAVIGMVLANTSVTMGSVQVPSMEGFRISFLIATGAVLVGLVLAAFLPSQRPSGHPVLLASSADPVPAPAPAESAGRTVRHDGAPS, from the coding sequence ATGCGACGTACGAAACAGACACGGCACACAGGGGAGCTCCCCGAGCCGCCGAAGACGCGCTCCGGCCCCATCGTGCCCGTCCTCGCCTTCGCGGGGATCACCGTCGCGGTCATGCAGACCCTGCTCGTCCCGGTCATCAAGGACCTGCCGGTCCTGCTGAGCACCGACCCGGCCAACGCCACCTGGGTGATGACGGCGACCCTGCTCGCGGGCGCCGTCTCGACCCCGATCATGGGCCGGCTCGGCGACCTCTACGGCAAGCGCCGGATGCTGCTCGCCTCGCTCGCCGTCATGGTGATCGGCTCGCTGATCTGCGCGTCCACCGACGAACTGGTCGTGATGATCACCGGGCGCGCGCTCCAGGGCTTCGCCATGGGCGCCATCCCGCTCGGCATCGGGATCATGCGCGACGAGCTGCCGCGCGAGAAGCTCGGCTCCGCGATGGCCCTGATGAGCTCGTCGATCGGGGTGGGCGGCGGCCTCGCGCTGCCCGCCGCCGCACTGGTCGCCCAGCACGCCGACTGGCACGCGCTCTTCCTCGGCTCGGCCGGGCTCGGCGTGCTCGCGATGGTGCTCACGTACACCCTGGTCCCCGAGCCGCCGCTGCGCGCACCCGGCACCTTCGACTTCACCGGCGCCCTCGGGCTCTCGCTCGGCCTGGTCCTCCTTCTCCTGCCGGTCACCAAGGGCGGCGACTGGGGCTGGTCCTCGGCCCCCACCCTCGGGCTGCTCACCGCGTCCGTCACGGTCCTGGTGGCATGGGGCCTGTTCGAACTGCGCACCCCGGCGCCCCTGGTCGACCTGCGCACCACCGCCCGCCGCGAGGTGCTGCTCACCAACCTCGCCTCGATCATGGTCGGGGTCGCCTTCTACGCGGTCTCCCTGGTCCTGCCGCAACTGCTCCAGCTCCCCGCCTCCACCGGTTACGGCCTCGGCCAGTCCATGGTGGTCGCCGGGCTCTGCGTGGCCCCGCTGGGCGTGACGATGATGTTCGTCGCCCCGCTCTACGCCCGGATCTCGGCCCGCCGGGGCCCCAAGACCACACTGATGCTCGGCATGCTGGTCATCGCGGTCGGTTACGGGGCCGGGCTCGGGCTGCTCAGCGCCCCCTGGCAGACCGTGCTCATCGCCGTCGTCCTCGGCGCCGGGATCGGGCTCGCCTACTCCTCGCTGCCCGCCCTGATCATCGGGGCGGTCGACCCGTCGGAGACCGGTGCGGCCAACGGCCTCAACACCCTGATGCGGTCCATCGGTACGTCGGTGTCGAGTGCGGTCATCGGCATGGTGCTGGCCAACACCTCGGTGACGATGGGCTCGGTGCAGGTGCCGTCGATGGAGGGGTTCCGGATCTCGTTCCTGATCGCCACGGGGGCGGTGCTGGTGGGTCTGGTGCTGGCGGCGTTCCTGCCCTCGCAGCGGCCGTCGGGGCACCCGGTGCTGCTGGCGAGCAGCGCGGACCCGGTGCCTGCTCCCGCCCCCGCCGAAAGCGCGGGCCGGACCGTACGGCACGATGGAGCGCCGTCGTAA
- a CDS encoding class I SAM-dependent methyltransferase produces the protein MPVHEGLALYAAATEAGALGLPLLEVGTYCGRSTILLADAARTAGVGALTVDHHRGSEEQQPGWEYHDPSVVDPEVGLMDTLPTFRRTLHRAGLEEHVVALVGRSPQVAAVWAGPLGLVFIDGGHTDEHANADYEGWAPHVAEGGLLVIHDVFPDPADGGQAPYRVYRRALASGAFTEVSVTDSLRVLRRTGAGV, from the coding sequence ATGCCGGTCCACGAGGGGCTCGCCCTCTACGCGGCCGCCACCGAGGCCGGGGCGCTGGGCCTGCCCCTGCTGGAGGTGGGCACCTACTGCGGGCGCTCCACGATCCTGCTGGCCGACGCGGCCCGGACGGCCGGGGTCGGCGCGCTCACCGTGGACCACCACCGGGGCAGCGAGGAGCAGCAGCCGGGCTGGGAGTACCACGACCCGAGCGTGGTGGACCCGGAGGTCGGGCTGATGGACACCCTGCCGACGTTCCGCCGCACCCTGCACCGGGCCGGGCTGGAGGAGCACGTGGTGGCACTAGTCGGCCGCTCCCCGCAGGTCGCCGCGGTATGGGCCGGGCCGCTGGGCCTGGTCTTCATCGACGGCGGGCACACCGACGAGCACGCGAACGCCGATTACGAGGGCTGGGCCCCGCATGTCGCCGAGGGCGGCCTCCTGGTGATCCACGATGTGTTCCCCGACCCGGCCGACGGCGGGCAGGCCCCGTACCGGGTGTACCGGCGGGCGCTGGCCTCGGGCGCGTTCACCGAGGTCTCCGTGACGGACTCGCTGCGTGTGCTGCGGCGCACGGGCGCGGGGGTCTGA
- a CDS encoding N-acetylmuramoyl-L-alanine amidase, producing the protein MPYDDSVPPTRRARPLLVAAALAALCLTTATGCGGSPDTTDGKGSEASGSPSGSSSPSGSVSATPTTKASPSPTAPLPQGPLTGRTVVIDPGHNPRNREHTAEINEQVDIGTGHKECDTTGTSTNAGYAEALFTLDVSHRLRDLLQAQGARVLLTHDDDRPFGPCIDERARIGNEAKADAVVSVHADGSAVGNRGFHVILPAAVKGGGADTSKIVKSSADLGARIAGNFVRTTGSAPSNYIGGGTGLDTRDDLGGLNLSTVPKVFVECGNMRDPKDAALLTDAGWRQKAAQGMADGIADHLKG; encoded by the coding sequence GTGCCGTACGACGACAGCGTTCCCCCCACCCGCCGCGCCCGGCCGCTCCTCGTGGCCGCCGCACTGGCCGCGCTCTGCCTGACGACCGCCACCGGATGCGGTGGCTCCCCGGACACGACGGACGGGAAGGGCTCGGAGGCTTCCGGTTCCCCTTCCGGTTCCAGTTCCCCTTCCGGTTCCGTTTCCGCGACGCCCACCACGAAGGCGTCCCCCTCCCCCACCGCACCGCTCCCCCAGGGCCCCCTGACGGGCCGGACCGTGGTGATCGACCCGGGCCACAACCCCCGTAACCGCGAGCACACCGCGGAGATCAACGAACAGGTCGACATCGGCACGGGCCACAAGGAGTGCGATACGACCGGTACGTCCACGAACGCCGGTTACGCGGAGGCCCTGTTCACCCTCGATGTGTCGCACCGGCTCAGGGACCTGCTTCAGGCGCAGGGGGCCCGGGTCCTGCTGACGCACGACGACGACCGCCCCTTCGGGCCCTGCATCGACGAGCGGGCCCGGATCGGCAACGAGGCGAAGGCCGACGCGGTGGTCTCGGTGCACGCGGACGGCTCGGCGGTGGGCAACCGGGGCTTCCATGTGATCCTCCCCGCGGCGGTGAAGGGCGGCGGGGCGGACACCTCGAAGATCGTGAAGAGTTCGGCCGATCTCGGAGCCCGTATCGCCGGAAATTTCGTCCGCACGACCGGAAGCGCGCCTTCCAATTACATCGGCGGCGGGACCGGACTGGACACCCGTGATGATCTCGGCGGACTGAATCTGTCGACCGTGCCCAAAGTCTTCGTGGAATGCGGCAATATGCGTGACCCGAAGGACGCGGCCCTGCTCACCGACGCGGGGTGGCGCCAGAAGGCGGCCCAGGGGATGGCGGACGGCATCGCCGACCACCTGAAGGGGTAG
- a CDS encoding DUF5336 domain-containing protein, translated as MNIRSLTRGDGVVIGAAVVLFIASFLDLSGFNCPSGVDCSRYNSPNAWDSLGLLMSIFLAGIIAAALVVVGRLTPGRKVAGLDIGQFGVALTVFALWTAFWTTIDISDAGAGLILGLLATIVLAAGAIAGPLVPALKAPIVGAPKPPQGVQPPYGGQPGQGYGYPGAQQQPYGAQPSQGYGYPGGQQGQPGQADPAQAQAQAAQAQQSAPQDGAAPAGDFTPFWFAVPVARPLYGEDGAPNPIAELAPGTWYLAVEQRGQGLIAQTQDGRRGVLQDTTGIQRG; from the coding sequence GTGAATATCCGCTCCCTCACTCGAGGCGACGGCGTGGTGATCGGAGCAGCGGTCGTGCTGTTCATCGCCTCTTTCCTCGACCTCTCCGGTTTCAACTGCCCCTCCGGTGTGGACTGCTCCCGGTACAACAGCCCTAACGCCTGGGACTCGCTCGGGCTCCTGATGAGCATCTTCCTGGCGGGCATCATCGCTGCGGCTCTGGTGGTCGTCGGCCGTCTGACGCCCGGCCGCAAGGTCGCGGGGCTGGACATCGGCCAGTTCGGGGTCGCGCTCACCGTCTTCGCGCTGTGGACCGCCTTCTGGACGACCATCGACATCAGCGACGCCGGCGCCGGGCTGATCCTCGGCCTGCTGGCGACCATCGTGCTCGCCGCGGGTGCGATCGCCGGTCCGCTGGTCCCCGCGCTCAAGGCGCCGATCGTCGGCGCCCCGAAGCCGCCGCAGGGTGTGCAGCCTCCGTACGGTGGCCAGCCGGGCCAGGGCTACGGCTACCCGGGCGCCCAGCAGCAGCCTTACGGTGCCCAGCCGAGCCAGGGGTACGGCTACCCCGGTGGCCAGCAGGGTCAGCCGGGTCAGGCCGACCCGGCGCAGGCCCAGGCGCAGGCCGCCCAGGCCCAGCAGTCCGCCCCGCAGGACGGCGCGGCTCCGGCGGGCGACTTCACCCCGTTCTGGTTCGCCGTTCCGGTGGCCCGCCCGCTGTACGGCGAGGACGGCGCGCCGAACCCGATCGCCGAGCTGGCGCCGGGCACCTGGTACCTCGCGGTGGAGCAGCGCGGCCAGGGCCTCATCGCCCAGACGCAGGACGGCCGTCGCGGTGTGCTCCAGGACACGACGGGCATCCAGCGCGGCTGA
- a CDS encoding LLM class F420-dependent oxidoreductase, whose protein sequence is MRLGLALGYWGRGPDPGHLALAQEAERLGYGSVWTAEAWGSDAFTPLTWIAAHTSRIRLGTGIAQMAARTPTATAMHALTLDHLSGGRLLLGLGLSGPQVVEGWYGRPFPKSPLTATREYVEVIRQVLARQGPVEVAGRFHSHPYSGPDATGLGKPLKPITHPLRSSLPVLLGAEGPKNIAQTVEIADGWLPLYWSPHRTDVYEASLAGLREDFMIAPMARAHVCDDVAEGLLPVKAMLGFYIGGMGHAARNFHADLMGRMGFEEEARRIQDLFLQGRKEEAVHAVPDTFADEISLIGPRARIAEKLAEWRKGPVTDLLVTAPDPHTLRVLAELNN, encoded by the coding sequence ATGCGGCTCGGACTGGCACTCGGATACTGGGGCCGCGGCCCGGACCCCGGCCATCTCGCCCTCGCCCAGGAGGCGGAGCGGCTCGGCTACGGTTCGGTGTGGACGGCGGAGGCGTGGGGCTCGGACGCGTTCACCCCGCTGACCTGGATCGCGGCCCACACCTCGCGGATCCGGCTGGGTACGGGGATCGCGCAGATGGCGGCCCGTACGCCGACGGCCACGGCCATGCACGCGCTGACCCTGGACCACCTCTCGGGCGGCCGGCTGCTGCTCGGCCTCGGCCTGTCCGGGCCGCAGGTGGTGGAGGGGTGGTACGGCCGCCCGTTCCCGAAGAGCCCCCTCACCGCGACCCGCGAGTACGTCGAGGTGATCCGCCAGGTGCTGGCCCGGCAGGGCCCGGTGGAGGTGGCGGGCCGCTTCCACTCCCACCCGTACAGCGGCCCGGACGCCACCGGCCTCGGCAAACCGCTCAAGCCCATCACGCACCCGCTGCGGTCCTCGCTCCCCGTCCTGCTGGGCGCGGAGGGCCCGAAGAACATCGCGCAGACGGTGGAGATCGCGGACGGCTGGCTGCCGCTGTACTGGTCCCCGCACCGCACGGACGTGTACGAGGCCTCGCTCGCCGGCCTCCGCGAGGACTTCATGATCGCGCCGATGGCCCGCGCGCACGTCTGCGACGACGTGGCGGAGGGGCTGCTGCCGGTGAAGGCGATGCTCGGCTTCTACATCGGCGGGATGGGCCACGCCGCCCGCAACTTCCACGCGGACCTGATGGGGCGGATGGGGTTCGAGGAGGAGGCCCGGCGCATCCAGGACCTCTTCCTCCAGGGCCGCAAGGAGGAGGCGGTGCACGCGGTCCCGGACACCTTCGCCGACGAGATCTCCCTGATCGGCCCGCGCGCCCGGATCGCGGAGAAGCTGGCGGAGTGGCGCAAGGGCCCGGTGACGGACCTGCTGGTCACCGCCCCGGACCCGCACACGCTGCGGGTCCTGGCGGAACTGAACAACTGA
- a CDS encoding maleylpyruvate isomerase family mycothiol-dependent enzyme: MTLLPYDRYCDEILAQTDALRATLKGADLTATVPTCPDWNLRQLAVHVGGAHRWVGEIVRGRAAEDVPEEKVPGAAGPGTDDPAALDAWLAEGAAVTVEALREAGPDAEVWTWAWERRTAFWARRMTHETVVHRADAALAARVPYTVDPEVAADTIDEWLRIVSFAQEGGDPEAAELRGGGRSLHLHATDVPGAEWLIEFGEDRFTWRHAHEKATVALRGSLTDLMLVFNRRLEPVSQRVEVLGDAELLDFWLDRSSFG; encoded by the coding sequence ATGACGCTTCTTCCGTACGACCGCTACTGCGACGAGATCCTCGCCCAGACCGACGCCCTGCGCGCGACGCTCAAGGGCGCGGACCTCACCGCCACCGTCCCCACCTGCCCCGACTGGAACCTGCGGCAGCTCGCCGTGCATGTCGGCGGCGCCCACCGCTGGGTCGGCGAGATCGTGCGCGGGCGGGCCGCCGAGGACGTACCGGAGGAGAAGGTGCCGGGGGCCGCGGGGCCCGGGACCGACGACCCGGCCGCGCTGGACGCCTGGCTCGCCGAGGGGGCGGCCGTGACCGTCGAGGCGTTGCGAGAGGCGGGGCCGGACGCCGAGGTGTGGACCTGGGCGTGGGAGCGGCGTACGGCGTTCTGGGCGCGGCGCATGACGCACGAGACGGTGGTGCACCGGGCGGACGCGGCGCTCGCCGCGCGGGTCCCGTACACGGTCGACCCCGAGGTGGCCGCCGACACCATCGACGAGTGGCTGCGGATCGTCTCCTTCGCCCAGGAGGGCGGCGACCCGGAGGCGGCCGAACTGCGCGGCGGCGGGCGCTCGTTGCACCTGCACGCCACGGACGTACCGGGTGCGGAGTGGCTCATCGAGTTCGGCGAGGACCGCTTCACCTGGCGGCACGCGCACGAGAAGGCGACGGTCGCGCTGCGCGGCTCGCTGACCGACCTGATGCTCGTCTTCAACCGCCGCCTGGAGCCGGTGAGTCAGCGGGTGGAGGTGCTCGGCGACGCGGAGCTGCTGGATTTCTGGCTGGACCGGTCGTCGTTCGGGTGA